TCAGCACTAGTATCAACAATAATTGATTCAGTTGCATTGGTATCTGTTACTTTTCTTTTTAGGCTCAATGGTTTCTTCCGACCTTTCTTCTTAGGTCTCAAAGCATCCGGACCAGCAATCCGAAAATCGTTCACCCACTTAACAATCAGTGCAGGATTACGAATTCCTTCTTGAATAGCTAACTCTTGATATGAAACCTCACTTGTTAAATATAATTCTACAACATGAAGTTTATATTCGAAAGAGTATTTTTTTTGTTTGCGAGAACGCACCAAACCTTCGTCGCCAAAAGCATTATAATTAAGGACCCATTTCTTAATGTTGTTAAACGAGGGGATATCATACTGCTTTGCAAGATACTCGTATCCTCCTTCTCCATTTAGATAGGCTTTTACAATTTGTTTCTTAAATTCAAAAGAATATTTAGCCATAAAAATACCGACCTCCAATCGTTAGATTATGGTCTAACTTTTGGGGGTCGGTACACTTGCAGGCGGGTCCCTGCCTTTTGTAGCTTTATTAATATTTCATAGGTGTATGTTTATCGTAGAGCACTGTTAGTGTGTTAAAAACGAGCGTAGCGAGTTGTAGCGTTAGCGTAACATGGTTTTAAATACTTCATATCGATTTAACTTGAATTAACTTGGCGGGCTCCCCAGTAGGAAATTTGTGTTAAACTTGTTCGGTCTTGGTGACAAGGTTTTTTGGTGTTAATCTGTTTTTAATTGTTTTTGGTGCAGCAAAGCTATTATCTGTGGAAAATTGAATACCCCTGTTCAGTAATACAGGGGTACAACCGTTAGGCAGATAAATAAAACTGTGGATAACTGGGCTTTTTAAAAGCTTTTGATTTTTGGTTTTGTGTTTTTCAAGTCCTGTAGTCTTTTTCTGATTTGGTTGGAGTTATATCTGTAGTTCCAGTAAATTTCTTTCATGTCGAAGTCAGATTCTGAAAATTTTTTGCATATTCTTAAAATCTCCATTTGTGAGAATTCTAGGAGTTTAATTAATATATCAAGTTCGTCTTGGTCTAATTTGACCGTATAAACCTTTTTAGCTGCACATTTATTTGTGGAACGTATAAAACGTCGTGGAAGTCTGTTCATTCTGTATTCACCCCAATTACACGAAATTAAAATTTCGTGTAATTGGGGGCGGTAATAAGCAAATGAAATAATATCACCAAACCTATTGGTTAAGCATAGTATTTATTTTCTATAATTATAATAATCAAGTTATCATATAAAAAGCATTTATATACCTAATTGATATCCCTTATGTATAAATAATCTATAATGTTTTAGAATACTGACTTTAACATAATAATTTATAACTAGAAATTATTTTTCTATATTTTCATTCAGATACGCATAAATATCATAACAAAAATGTTATTTGAAAATTAACAATGGTAAATTTAGATTCTGCATTAACTTTTACTTTGGTGCATACTGGTTAACTAATATATTTCAAGCTATTTGTCGTCCCACGTGGTACCAATGGATTTCATACGAATCTACATTCAATTATTATTGCACAGGGAATTTATTAACAATACCCAGCAAATATTGCTTAATTAATGAAAAATCCAGCGCTGTTATTTGACTGTCTCCATCAACATCGGCAGTAAGTTTGCCGTTTGAAGCAGGAAAGTCGGAAATCTGGTCTAGCAGATACCTTTTAACTAATGAATAATCCAGTGCATCAATCATGCCACTTCCATCAACATCACCATACATTATATCCGTATCGGTGGAGCTTGCTTGAACTTTTAATACCACCACACCGTGAGAAGGTACATTGGCTGTATACTCAGTGTTAAACTTGCCGTAATCCTTGTGCTCCCAAAGATCACGAACAGTGGCAGGCCCATCGGCAAGCTTTATATCTCTCCAATTAACTGTGATATCTGCCGATGCGGCTCCGCGATTTAACAGTGCAACTGCCTTGGTAGTGCCATCTGTCCCTAGCGGTTTACACCACACTTCAAGTTCTCCCGAAGTACTTACCTTGGTGCCTTGCACGCCAGCAGCATCTTGATTAATAGCAATTACCTCTTTGTTAGTAAGAATATCTTTAGTAGCAGGAGTCATATTCCTAAGGTCATTTCCAGCAATAAGCGGAGCTGCCATCATGCACCACATGCTGAAATGTGCTTTGTATTCAGTCTCTGTCATATTACCGTTACCAACCTCTAGCATATCTGGATCATTCCAATGGCCCGGGCCTGCATACGCGGCTGACTTGGAGTTTTCATCAATATTCTTTATAATACTTCGCCAGT
This genomic stretch from Ruminiclostridium cellulolyticum H10 harbors:
- a CDS encoding dockerin type I domain-containing protein, giving the protein MKKIKRLIALVILTAVFISPFPPTVQNGNQVLALNNSLGLTPPMGWNSWNIFGGDINEEKIKQITDAMVTTGMKDAGYEYVNIDDNWMANPARDANGILIPDPKRFPNGMKALADYIHSKGLKFGIYGDRGVTTCCNIPQSGSQGYEEQDAKTFAQWGVDYLKYDNCASDSNLQAGYEKMRDALLKTGRPIFYSICCWYFAGAWMVDCGNSWRTTGDISDNWRSIIKNIDENSKSAAYAGPGHWNDPDMLEVGNGNMTETEYKAHFSMWCMMAAPLIAGNDLRNMTPATKDILTNKEVIAINQDAAGVQGTKVSTSGELEVWCKPLGTDGTTKAVALLNRGAASADITVNWRDIKLADGPATVRDLWEHKDYGKFNTEYTANVPSHGVVVLKVQASSTDTDIMYGDVDGSGMIDALDYSLVKRYLLDQISDFPASNGKLTADVDGDSQITALDFSLIKQYLLGIVNKFPVQ